A genomic window from Sulfurimonas hongkongensis includes:
- a CDS encoding HIT family protein — translation MQNVIYKDRDIYIEKQESQIPWLKIFTTEPYKELGDLPKELRVRLWDIYDIVESEMKSYYKPTKINMASFANIVSRVHIHVMARFEDDSHYPNPMWGEKLREATIELPDDKEFFERLVKALNS, via the coding sequence ATGCAAAATGTGATCTACAAAGATAGAGATATCTATATAGAAAAACAAGAGAGCCAAATACCGTGGCTAAAGATCTTCACAACAGAGCCATACAAAGAGTTAGGTGATCTGCCAAAAGAGCTAAGAGTAAGACTTTGGGATATTTACGATATCGTAGAGAGCGAGATGAAGAGTTATTATAAGCCTACAAAAATCAATATGGCTTCTTTTGCAAATATAGTGTCAAGAGTTCATATCCATGTTATGGCGAGATTTGAAGATGATTCACACTATCCAAACCCAATGTGGGGCGAAAAACTAAGAGAGGCAACTATAGAGCTACCAGATGATAAAGAGTTTTTTGAGAGACTTGTTAAAGCGTTAAATTCTTAA
- a CDS encoding DEAD/DEAH box helicase, which produces MQENAQTELNVPRKENLITFDDLGLNKNMLRSVKEAGFTIPSPIQVASIPFILQGRDIVGQAHTGTGKTAAFGLPALNNIDPKSGVEILVITPTRELATQVSDELFKYGRGMNARTVTVYGGSSYKRQIDLISRGASVVVATPGRLLDILKKNLIKDFTPSVVVLDEADEMLDMGFLDDINEIFSYLPTNRQTLLFSATMPKPIKLLAERILNNPEFISITQGETTNTDIEQLYYVIEESERDDAIIRLMDSEETTKSVVFCRTKSEVDRLSNVLSNAGYLANGLHGDMEQRQRETVIKGFKNNSVKVLVATDVAARGIHVNNISHVFNYHIPFDPESYVHRIGRTGRAGTKGKAITLLTPLEFKELQRIKQKVGTSMAHAYVPSKTDLRSTTIDNLVKKVEDHKIYDEAHKVLDKLRQDIDEEQMAYKLISMLLDQQDIKGPNSIGIPADKIEAILARAAQRKDTRGRGRSRSGSFRSSKSRPDRNRSGGYRGTTSRDKNRSSRAR; this is translated from the coding sequence ATGCAAGAAAATGCACAAACAGAACTAAACGTACCCAGAAAGGAGAACCTAATCACTTTTGATGACTTAGGTTTAAACAAAAATATGCTCAGAAGCGTAAAAGAGGCTGGTTTTACCATCCCAAGCCCTATACAAGTCGCTTCAATTCCATTTATACTTCAAGGTCGTGATATTGTAGGTCAAGCTCACACTGGAACAGGTAAAACTGCAGCCTTTGGACTTCCTGCACTAAACAATATAGACCCTAAATCTGGAGTTGAGATACTCGTTATAACTCCAACAAGAGAGCTTGCTACTCAAGTAAGCGATGAACTTTTCAAATATGGTAGAGGCATGAACGCTAGAACTGTTACAGTCTATGGCGGAAGCTCATATAAGCGTCAAATCGACCTAATAAGTAGAGGTGCTAGTGTAGTTGTTGCTACTCCAGGACGTCTTTTGGATATCCTAAAGAAAAACCTAATCAAAGACTTTACACCTAGCGTAGTTGTTTTAGATGAAGCAGATGAGATGCTAGATATGGGCTTTTTAGATGATATCAATGAGATATTTTCATACCTTCCTACAAACCGTCAAACTCTACTATTCTCAGCAACAATGCCAAAGCCTATAAAATTATTAGCAGAGAGAATTTTAAACAATCCTGAGTTTATCTCTATCACTCAAGGAGAGACAACAAACACAGATATAGAACAACTTTACTATGTTATAGAAGAGTCTGAGAGAGATGATGCAATCATTCGCCTTATGGATTCAGAAGAGACTACAAAGTCAGTTGTGTTTTGTAGAACAAAAAGCGAAGTTGATAGACTATCAAATGTTCTCTCAAACGCTGGATACTTAGCAAATGGACTTCATGGAGACATGGAGCAACGTCAACGTGAGACTGTTATAAAAGGTTTTAAAAACAACTCTGTAAAAGTTTTAGTCGCAACTGATGTTGCAGCACGTGGAATTCACGTAAACAACATATCTCATGTTTTTAACTACCATATTCCTTTTGACCCAGAGTCTTATGTTCACCGTATCGGTAGAACTGGTCGAGCTGGGACTAAAGGTAAGGCTATAACACTTTTAACTCCTCTAGAGTTCAAAGAGCTTCAACGCATCAAGCAAAAAGTGGGAACATCAATGGCTCACGCTTATGTACCAAGTAAAACTGACTTAAGAAGCACTACTATTGACAATCTTGTTAAAAAAGTAGAAGATCATAAAATCTATGATGAAGCCCACAAAGTTTTAGATAAACTTCGCCAAGATATAGATGAAGAGCAAATGGCTTACAAGCTTATCTCAATGCTTCTTGATCAACAAGATATAAAAGGACCAAATAGCATTGGTATCCCGGCTGATAAGATAGAAGCAATACTTGCTAGAGCTGCACAGAGAAAAGACACAAGAGGGAGAGGTCGCTCAAGAAGTGGCTCATTTCGCTCAAGCAAATCTCGTCCAGATAGAAACCGCTCAGGTGGATATCGTGGTACCACAAGCCGTGATAAAAACCGCTCAAGCAGAGCTAGATAA
- a CDS encoding bacteriohemerythrin, with amino-acid sequence MPFFYARIHLMIQWHEGLSLGVKTLDDDHKQLLNIINRLSIAIRDDNTQQIIDEIFEDLQKYVIEHFRREEALLKKCGCKNIKEHIVQHRKFSKKIPELKAKLTDTKSSANAQEVSYFLTDWLFNHIIEEDIPTIGLFEQCGYTEQKKSKKRSFISTITKKTIENFSFTKRIFLSAIIPLLGMLLFGTIILFNNFTKYTNMKKTSTITQIVSSVDRVVHDMQIERGLSSGHITCIDGKFKETLREQRLNLDISAKKFLEKINTANIKRISVIQPHIKTFQTEFSSLKELRDKIDTKSITQTQAIDSYTKIIKNILNITPKIAFLNYDREISSNIATLSSLQHLKESLGQQRAYAIMLIEKNGGSIDEYLHFAKLDGSQKAFLETFKQSATALQKDEYNLIKASSIAKRVDEYKMSIYLRKFDSLDSQVWFDSITELINEVKNFEDTLLSKINSLVDASIDDSIVNLLLWLSFATIILIVTLSILYTFRTSTKYQIHQLTDAMRDLAKGGRSLRLSPININRDELAFMYDAYETTRQKLLKGDIYTQLYLNKKELELQTHQKQNVELQEMAYIDPLTGAINRRKFDELSEAELERSNRYKSELSFLMLDIDHFKSINDTYGHDIGDEVLKHFSSVCLKMARSLDIVARVGGEEFVVMLRETDTMGAFIFAERFRQKISNSELNIDGKTIKYTLSIGITSKQAGDKDVKSILQRADKALYEAKNSGRNCSVIYEKN; translated from the coding sequence ATGCCATTTTTTTATGCTAGAATCCATCTTATGATCCAATGGCATGAAGGTTTAAGTCTTGGCGTAAAAACTCTTGACGATGACCATAAACAACTACTAAACATTATTAATAGGCTCTCTATTGCTATAAGGGATGATAATACTCAACAAATCATAGATGAGATATTTGAAGACTTACAGAAGTATGTCATAGAGCATTTTCGTAGAGAGGAGGCACTACTAAAGAAATGTGGATGCAAAAATATAAAAGAGCATATAGTTCAACATAGAAAGTTTAGCAAAAAAATTCCTGAGCTAAAAGCTAAACTAACCGATACAAAAAGTAGTGCTAATGCACAAGAGGTAAGCTACTTTCTAACAGACTGGTTATTTAACCACATCATAGAAGAAGATATTCCGACTATTGGCCTTTTTGAGCAGTGTGGATATACAGAACAAAAAAAGAGTAAAAAGAGAAGTTTTATCTCTACAATAACAAAAAAAACTATAGAAAATTTCAGTTTTACAAAGAGAATCTTTCTCTCTGCCATCATCCCACTCCTTGGAATGCTACTCTTTGGAACCATCATATTGTTTAATAATTTTACAAAATACACAAATATGAAAAAAACATCTACTATCACTCAGATAGTATCAAGCGTAGACAGAGTTGTTCACGATATGCAGATTGAAAGAGGGCTCAGTAGTGGGCATATCACCTGCATAGATGGTAAGTTTAAAGAGACTCTAAGAGAACAAAGACTTAACCTTGATATCTCGGCAAAAAAATTTTTAGAAAAAATCAACACAGCAAATATAAAACGTATAAGTGTGATACAGCCTCATATAAAGACATTTCAAACAGAGTTCTCTTCACTAAAAGAGCTTAGAGATAAAATAGATACAAAAAGCATTACTCAAACTCAAGCGATAGACTCTTATACCAAAATTATAAAAAACATCCTAAACATCACACCAAAGATAGCCTTCTTAAACTACGATAGAGAGATATCTTCTAACATCGCCACACTATCTTCTTTGCAACATCTAAAAGAGTCATTAGGACAACAAAGAGCCTATGCAATTATGCTTATTGAAAAAAATGGTGGTTCTATAGATGAGTATCTACACTTTGCAAAACTAGATGGATCACAAAAAGCTTTTTTAGAAACGTTTAAACAGAGTGCAACTGCCCTACAAAAAGATGAGTACAACCTCATAAAAGCCTCAAGCATAGCAAAAAGAGTCGATGAATATAAGATGAGCATATATTTAAGGAAGTTTGACTCTCTTGATTCGCAAGTCTGGTTTGACTCTATCACAGAGCTTATAAATGAGGTAAAAAATTTTGAAGATACCCTGCTCTCTAAGATTAATTCTTTAGTAGATGCAAGCATAGATGACTCCATAGTAAATCTTCTTTTATGGCTATCTTTTGCTACGATTATCTTGATAGTTACACTCTCTATTCTCTACACCTTTAGAACAAGTACAAAGTATCAAATCCATCAACTTACAGATGCCATGAGGGATTTAGCTAAGGGGGGAAGATCACTTAGGCTCTCTCCTATAAATATCAACAGAGATGAGTTGGCTTTTATGTATGATGCGTATGAGACAACTAGGCAAAAGCTCCTAAAAGGTGATATCTACACTCAACTATATCTTAACAAAAAAGAGTTAGAGCTCCAAACTCATCAAAAACAAAATGTTGAGCTTCAAGAGATGGCGTATATTGACCCACTCACAGGAGCAATTAATCGCCGTAAATTTGATGAGTTGTCCGAAGCTGAGCTTGAGCGTTCAAACCGTTACAAAAGTGAGCTAAGCTTCTTGATGTTAGATATTGACCACTTTAAAAGTATTAATGACACCTATGGGCACGATATTGGCGATGAAGTCCTTAAGCACTTCTCTAGCGTATGCTTAAAGATGGCAAGAAGCTTAGATATTGTAGCTAGAGTTGGTGGTGAAGAGTTTGTAGTGATGCTAAGAGAGACCGACACGATGGGTGCTTTTATCTTTGCTGAGAGATTTCGCCAAAAGATTTCTAATTCGGAGCTAAACATTGATGGAAAAACTATAAAATACACTCTGAGTATAGGAATAACCTCAAAGCAAGCTGGTGACAAAGATGTTAAGAGCATACTACAAAGAGCAGATAAAGCGCTCTATGAAGCTAAAAACTCTGGAAGAAATTGTAGCGTTATTTATGAAAAGAACTAG
- a CDS encoding DNA recombination protein RmuC yields MDLYLVLLLVCGVVMLVLLYLYISTLQTKNDLRMRYAILSSKYEQNIKSHQEKIEILQNAKEQLSKEFKLLANEIFETKAKSFNHTHKEHFEMLLRPFREQITNFSNQAKEQFSYEIKERHLLKDELVRLKEMNEQLSEDALNLTNALKGQNKTQGNWGEIVLARILEESGLREGVEYKTQVSLKSSDGKNFRPDVVIHMPQQRDIIIDSKVSLVAYERFIKESDEQLKRLALKEHLNSINTHIKELSAKKYDTLEGVNSLDFTLLFMPIEGAFHLALDGDEEFFKRAYDSNILVVSPSTLLVTLRTIEHIWRTKNQEEHAQKIVSEAEAMYEKLVLFVDEMLKVKEHLLKAQDSYDTSMKRLKSGKGNIIKRAQNLVELGLKPKKELSIVSQE; encoded by the coding sequence ATGGATTTATATTTGGTTCTTTTACTTGTTTGTGGCGTAGTTATGTTAGTATTGCTATATCTTTATATCTCGACTCTTCAAACTAAAAATGACTTAAGGATGAGATACGCCATCTTAAGTAGCAAGTATGAACAAAATATAAAATCACATCAAGAAAAGATAGAGATATTGCAAAATGCAAAAGAGCAACTCTCAAAAGAGTTTAAACTTCTAGCAAATGAAATTTTTGAGACAAAAGCAAAAAGCTTTAATCATACACACAAAGAGCACTTTGAGATGCTACTTCGTCCATTTCGTGAGCAGATAACAAACTTCTCAAACCAAGCAAAAGAGCAGTTTAGTTATGAGATTAAAGAGAGGCATCTTTTAAAAGATGAGCTAGTAAGACTAAAAGAGATGAATGAACAACTCTCAGAGGATGCACTAAATCTTACAAATGCTCTAAAGGGTCAAAACAAGACTCAAGGAAACTGGGGTGAGATAGTTTTAGCTAGAATATTAGAAGAGTCAGGACTTAGAGAAGGAGTTGAATATAAAACACAAGTGAGTCTTAAGTCTAGTGATGGGAAGAATTTTCGTCCTGATGTAGTCATTCATATGCCACAGCAAAGAGACATTATCATTGACTCTAAAGTCTCTCTTGTAGCTTATGAGAGATTTATAAAAGAGAGTGATGAGCAGTTAAAAAGACTTGCATTAAAAGAGCATTTAAACTCAATAAATACGCATATAAAAGAGCTGAGTGCTAAAAAGTATGATACACTCGAAGGTGTAAACTCGCTTGATTTTACTCTTTTGTTTATGCCTATAGAAGGAGCGTTTCACCTAGCATTAGATGGAGATGAAGAGTTTTTCAAACGTGCATATGATAGTAATATCTTAGTCGTTTCACCATCAACTCTTTTGGTAACTCTTAGAACTATAGAGCATATTTGGCGAACTAAAAACCAAGAAGAACACGCTCAAAAGATAGTGAGTGAAGCTGAAGCTATGTATGAAAAACTTGTTTTATTTGTAGATGAGATGTTAAAGGTAAAAGAGCATCTACTAAAGGCTCAAGACTCTTATGATACTTCTATGAAGAGATTAAAGAGTGGTAAAGGAAATATTATAAAGCGGGCCCAAAATCTTGTGGAGTTGGGCTTAAAGCCTAAAAAAGAATTAAGTATAGTGAGCCAAGAATAA
- a CDS encoding cache domain-containing protein, whose product MKINEKRVISYLIVVVPLALVLTASFFITTFYIEKVNAYFIKVKEISIAEHIESKKAKSEIWVDQLNLLFDYKNNRLVDGIKAELKHSVDMAYDSARYIYEKYYSKKSTRDIKQRIIDSQMAFNTSKNPVFMVSFNGDNILPRSLKLAQKNILAYEDANHRAIILEEIQKVRKHQEGFLESDFYEQYQSYITYVKNLNMYDYYIGSSTNVEMQRDSLKSELLKMLKSIPMDRADFMGLYDAKEPILISKKMSSFLGDDSFALISANLSKEPKWYKDTLDNFYYYSKYYEPLDWYLVYGFDTSKMSKKELQKQNELEKMLDDELDFILSASAAIVIFVVVLSLLLSRKINRIFLEYQDEVQERADELERLNESLEQRVADGLKDQRQKDKMLIQQSKMAEMGDMLSMIAHQWRQPLNQMSYLIMNIDSAYEYKELTKEYLDEKLAEANDILEFMSVTIDDFRNYFRPDKSKEFVLVSDVVNTSVNLMQKSLELSGVEIELDAQGRDLTHIYKNEFIQVMLNLIKNAKDILVEKDVKNPKIIIKTRCQKEKLIVEVCDNGGGVDESIKEKIFEPYFSTKDKHNGTGLGLYMSKMIIEEHLGGSLSLSNHEDGACFRIEI is encoded by the coding sequence ATGAAGATAAATGAAAAGAGAGTAATCTCATACCTTATAGTAGTAGTTCCATTAGCATTAGTTTTAACGGCTAGTTTTTTTATAACTACTTTCTATATAGAAAAAGTCAATGCTTACTTTATAAAGGTAAAAGAGATATCTATAGCTGAGCATATAGAGTCTAAAAAAGCTAAGAGTGAGATCTGGGTTGACCAGCTAAATCTTCTTTTTGACTACAAGAACAATCGTTTAGTTGATGGCATAAAAGCAGAGCTAAAGCACAGTGTTGATATGGCTTATGATAGTGCTAGATATATCTATGAAAAGTATTATTCTAAAAAATCAACAAGAGATATAAAGCAGAGAATAATAGACTCTCAGATGGCATTTAACACAAGTAAAAATCCTGTTTTTATGGTGAGTTTCAATGGTGATAATATTCTTCCAAGAAGCCTAAAACTAGCTCAAAAAAATATTTTAGCTTATGAAGATGCCAATCACAGAGCTATAATACTCGAAGAGATACAAAAGGTAAGAAAACATCAAGAAGGTTTTTTAGAGAGCGACTTTTATGAGCAATATCAAAGCTATATTACTTATGTTAAAAACTTAAATATGTATGACTACTATATAGGTTCATCAACAAATGTTGAGATGCAAAGAGACTCTCTAAAGTCTGAACTCTTAAAGATGCTAAAGAGTATTCCTATGGATAGAGCTGACTTTATGGGCTTGTATGATGCTAAAGAACCGATACTGATATCTAAAAAAATGTCATCGTTTTTAGGAGATGATTCATTTGCACTTATCTCTGCAAATCTCTCAAAAGAACCAAAGTGGTATAAAGATACACTAGATAACTTTTACTATTACTCTAAATATTATGAGCCACTTGATTGGTACCTAGTCTACGGTTTTGATACATCTAAGATGAGCAAAAAAGAGTTACAGAAGCAAAATGAGCTTGAAAAGATGCTAGATGATGAATTAGATTTTATCCTAAGTGCGTCAGCTGCGATAGTTATTTTTGTAGTTGTTCTTTCGTTGCTTCTCTCAAGAAAAATAAACCGTATATTTTTAGAGTATCAAGATGAGGTGCAAGAGAGAGCTGATGAGCTAGAGAGACTAAATGAGTCACTAGAGCAAAGAGTCGCTGATGGATTAAAAGACCAAAGACAAAAAGATAAGATGCTGATTCAACAGTCAAAGATGGCAGAGATGGGGGATATGTTAAGTATGATAGCCCATCAGTGGAGACAGCCTTTAAATCAAATGTCATACTTGATTATGAATATAGACTCAGCTTATGAGTATAAAGAGCTTACAAAAGAGTATCTTGATGAAAAACTAGCTGAAGCGAATGATATCTTAGAGTTTATGTCGGTCACTATAGATGACTTTAGAAACTATTTTAGACCAGATAAATCAAAAGAGTTCGTGCTTGTTAGTGATGTAGTAAATACTAGTGTGAACTTGATGCAGAAGTCGCTTGAGCTTAGCGGTGTAGAAATTGAGCTCGATGCACAAGGGAGAGACTTGACTCATATATATAAAAATGAGTTTATTCAAGTTATGCTAAATCTTATAAAAAACGCAAAAGATATCTTAGTAGAAAAAGATGTGAAAAACCCTAAAATAATCATCAAAACAAGATGCCAAAAAGAGAAACTTATAGTTGAAGTTTGTGACAATGGTGGAGGAGTTGACGAGTCTATAAAAGAGAAAATTTTTGAGCCGTACTTCTCTACAAAAGATAAGCATAACGGAACAGGTTTGGGGCTTTATATGTCAAAGATGATTATAGAAGAGCATTTGGGTGGAAGTTTGAGCCTTAGCAATCATGAAGACGGGGCTTGCTTTAGGATTGAGATATAA
- a CDS encoding TolC family protein gives MKIKICLLLFASTTLFAQNLSEIIQALEMSKRVTSMKEQSKSSIAQTKLLGAYDAPYLGLSISHADESSDKGEEYAVGISQDISHPFTNKSVAVDAKTKAIELGSSYNLDMLSLDIAKIYHQACIRKEISLSLKSLYEEQNEGYLRLQRAHALGEISKKELLFNKLDLAKTKQSVRTYKRAYLAKLSSLNESVDNLTINDLACDDLIRITKEVELKEVQEHALIKKISYEQSSANSFYNVYNSTFSTIGYELLYEKELDKDRYTFGLSLPLDFLSSKAQMQRTELMHLDASLMAKKDALSIEIQNYLSASSIRLKALYEEFVVLEEEILPLSLELKDLAKKSLKEGHSSVLEYLDATRSYTKIVLELQEIKKDYYNELIELYKKADMRERL, from the coding sequence ATGAAAATAAAAATATGTTTACTTCTCTTTGCTTCTACAACTCTTTTTGCACAAAACCTGAGCGAAATAATCCAAGCATTAGAGATGAGTAAAAGAGTAACTTCAATGAAAGAGCAGAGCAAATCAAGCATAGCTCAAACAAAGCTTTTAGGTGCTTATGATGCGCCATATTTGGGGCTTAGTATATCTCATGCTGATGAGAGCAGTGATAAGGGAGAAGAGTATGCAGTTGGCATTTCTCAAGATATAAGTCATCCTTTTACAAACAAAAGTGTAGCAGTAGATGCAAAGACAAAAGCTATAGAATTAGGCTCATCTTATAACCTTGATATGTTGAGTTTGGATATAGCAAAAATATATCATCAAGCTTGCATAAGAAAAGAGATAAGCTTATCTCTAAAAAGCCTCTATGAGGAACAAAATGAGGGTTATTTGCGACTACAAAGAGCCCACGCACTTGGAGAGATTTCAAAAAAAGAGCTACTTTTTAATAAGCTAGACCTAGCAAAAACAAAGCAAAGCGTAAGAACTTATAAAAGAGCTTATCTTGCGAAGCTCTCAAGTCTTAACGAATCAGTTGACAATCTCACAATAAATGATTTGGCGTGTGATGATTTGATAAGAATTACAAAAGAGGTAGAACTAAAAGAAGTTCAAGAGCACGCCCTTATAAAGAAGATATCTTATGAGCAAAGCTCTGCAAACTCTTTTTATAATGTGTATAACTCAACATTTAGCACCATCGGATATGAGCTGCTTTATGAAAAAGAGCTAGACAAAGATCGCTACACCTTTGGGCTGAGTCTTCCTCTTGATTTTTTAAGCTCAAAAGCCCAGATGCAAAGAACTGAGCTAATGCATCTTGATGCTTCACTTATGGCAAAAAAAGACGCACTAAGTATTGAAATACAAAACTATCTAAGTGCATCAAGCATAAGACTAAAGGCTCTTTATGAGGAGTTTGTTGTTTTAGAAGAGGAAATCTTGCCTTTGAGTTTAGAGCTAAAAGATTTAGCAAAGAAGTCTTTAAAAGAGGGGCATAGCAGTGTCTTAGAATATCTAGATGCAACGCGCTCGTACACAAAAATAGTCTTAGAACTCCAAGAGATTAAAAAAGATTACTACAATGAGCTAATTGAGCTTTACAAAAAAGCTGATATGAGGGAGAGATTATGA
- a CDS encoding efflux RND transporter periplasmic adaptor subunit has protein sequence MKILTLLTLVFMSLFATIEMSQKQESELGIKTTKPKKTTSIEFGAYNAKVSLDEKDIISVGLAVDSVVIDIFVTKLSSIKKGDKLISLRSSELLNLQKEYINALIEKQNILKNYKRDERLFDEGIISQKNLLISQKEKLNSELKVKLNESQLLMSGFNQTLLKRVRDTYTLVEFINILAPRDGLVDAIVVNVGQKVGSNKTMMKIYADAKRYLELNVPLVVANNIALGDRCYFESKSAKIVAISNIANEETQSVKLRAVIEDATGVMINRVYFAKIKKSVDNAFVIKKSALVYEQNKPIVFKKVSKGYEPLSVLVLKEDPQTYTIQATLNENDDLASSSTSALLSALEHSDE, from the coding sequence ATGAAAATATTAACACTTTTAACACTTGTCTTTATGAGTCTTTTTGCAACTATAGAAATGAGTCAAAAACAAGAGAGTGAACTTGGCATAAAAACTACAAAGCCAAAAAAAACCACAAGTATAGAGTTTGGAGCATATAATGCGAAAGTAAGCTTAGATGAAAAAGATATTATCTCTGTTGGATTAGCAGTTGATTCGGTTGTGATAGATATTTTCGTCACAAAACTCTCATCTATAAAAAAAGGAGATAAGCTTATCTCTTTAAGAAGTAGTGAGCTTTTAAATCTTCAAAAAGAGTATATTAACGCCCTTATAGAGAAGCAAAATATACTTAAAAACTACAAAAGAGATGAGAGGCTGTTTGATGAGGGAATCATCTCACAAAAAAATCTACTTATCTCACAAAAAGAGAAACTAAACTCCGAGTTAAAAGTGAAATTAAACGAGAGTCAACTTCTTATGAGCGGCTTTAATCAGACTCTTTTAAAGAGAGTTAGAGATACTTACACACTTGTAGAGTTTATAAATATCTTAGCACCAAGAGATGGTTTAGTAGATGCTATAGTTGTAAATGTTGGACAAAAAGTAGGGTCAAACAAAACTATGATGAAAATCTACGCAGACGCAAAGAGATATCTGGAGTTAAATGTGCCTCTTGTTGTAGCAAACAATATAGCTCTTGGAGATAGATGCTACTTTGAATCAAAGAGTGCTAAAATTGTAGCCATCTCAAACATTGCAAATGAGGAGACTCAGTCTGTAAAGCTAAGAGCTGTCATAGAAGATGCAACAGGTGTGATGATAAATAGAGTCTATTTTGCAAAGATAAAAAAGAGCGTAGATAATGCTTTTGTGATTAAGAAGAGTGCTTTGGTTTATGAGCAAAACAAGCCTATAGTTTTTAAAAAAGTATCAAAGGGATACGAGCCTTTGAGTGTTTTGGTACTTAAAGAAGATCCACAAACATATACTATACAAGCAACATTAAATGAAAATGATGATTTGGCTTCAAGTTCTACTTCTGCACTTCTAAGTGCTTTGGAGCATTCAGATGAGTGA